The following are encoded together in the Ovis aries strain OAR_USU_Benz2616 breed Rambouillet chromosome X, ARS-UI_Ramb_v3.0, whole genome shotgun sequence genome:
- the MED12 gene encoding mediator of RNA polymerase II transcription subunit 12 isoform X10, whose product MAAFGILSYEHRPLKRPRLGPPDVYPQDPKQKEDELTALNVKQGFNNQPAVSGDEHGTAKNVNFNPAKISSNFSSIIAEKLRCNTLPDIGRRKPQVNQKDNFWLVTARSQSAINTWFTDLAGTKPLTQLAKKVPIFSKKEEVFGYLAKYTVPVMRAAWLIKMTCAYYAAISETKVKKRHIDPFTEWTQIITKCLWEQLQKMAEYYRPGPAGSGGCGSTIGPLPHDVEMAIRQWDYNEKLAMFMFQDGMLDRHEFLTWVLECFEKIRPGEDELLKLLLPLLLRYSGEFVQSAYLSRRLAYFCTRRLALQLDGVSSHSSHVMSAQSTSTLPTTPAPQPPTSSTPSTPFSDLLMCPQHRPLVFGLSCILQTILLCCPSALVWHYSLTDSRIKTGSPLDHLPIAPSNLPMPEGNSAFTQQVRAKLREIEQQIKERGQAVEVRWSFDKCQEATAGFTIGRVLHTLEVLDSHSFERSDFSNSLDSLCNRIFGLGPSKDGHEISSDDDAVVSLLCEWAVSCKRSGRHRAMVVAKLLEKRQAEIEAERCGESEAADEKGSIASGSLSAPSAPIFQDVLLQFLDTQAPMLTDPRSESERVEFFNLVLLFCELIRHDVFSHNMYTCTLISRGDLAFGAPGPRPPSPFDDPADDPERKEAEGSSSSKLEDPGLSESMDIDPSSSVLFEDMEKPDFSLFSPTMPCEGKGSPSPEKPDVEKEVKPPPKEKLEGTLGVLYDQPRHVQYATHFPIPQEESCSHECNQRLVVLFGVGKQRDDARHAIKKITKDILKVLNRKGTAETDQLAPIVPLNPGDLTFLGGEDGQKRRRNRPEAFPTAEDIFAKFQHLSHYDQHQVTAQVSRNVLEQITSFALGMSYHLPLVQHVQFIFDLMEYSLSISGLIDFAIQLLNELSVVEAELLLKSSDLVGSYTTSLCLCIVAVLRHYHACLILNQDQMAQVFEGLCGVVKHGMNRSDGSSAERCILAYLYDLYTSCSHLKSKFGELFSDFCSKVKNTIYCNVEPSESNMRWAPEFMNDTLENPAAHTFTYTGLGKSLSENPANRYSFVCNALMHVCVGHHDSDRVNDIAILCAELTGYCKSLSAEWLGVLKALCCSSNNGTCGFNDLLCNVDVSDLSFHDSLATFVAILIARQCLLLEDLIRCAAIPSLLNAACSEQDSEPGARLTCRILLHLFKTPQLNPCQSDGNKPTVGIRSSCDRHLLAASQNRIVDGAVFAVLKAVFVLGDAELKGSGFTVTGGTEELPEEEGGGGSGSRRQGGRNISVETASLDVYAKYVLRSICQQEWVGERCLKSLCEDSNDLQDPVLSSAQAQRLMQLICYPHRLLDNEDGENPQRQRIKRILQNLDQWTMRQSSLELQLMIKQTPNNEMNSLLENIAKATIEVFQQSAETGSSSGNAASNMPSSSKTKPVLSSLERSGVWLVAPLIAKLPTSVQGHVLKAAGEELENGQHLDTSSRKERDRQKQKSMSLLSQQPFLSLVLTCLKGQDEQREGLLTSLYSQVHQIVTNWKDDHYLDDCKPKQLMHEALKLRLNLVGGMFDTVQRSTQQTTEWAVLLLEIIISGTVDMQSNNELFTTVLDMLSVLINGTLAADMSSISQGSMEENKRAYMNLVKKLRKELAERQSDSLEKVYQLLPLPKPTRDVITCEPQGSLIDTKGNKIAGFDSIFKKEILFPLLQAFKVCVVFSKFQQLTISHFLEQGLQVSTKQKISPWDLFEGLKPSAPLSWGWFGTVRVDRRVARGEEQQRLLLYHTHLRPRPRAYYLEPLPLPPEDEEPPAPTLLEPEKKAPEPPKTDKPGAAPPSTEERKKKSTKGKKRSQPAVKTEDYGMGPGRSGPYGVTVPPDLLHHANPGSISHLSYRQSSIGLYTQNQPLPAGGPRVDPYRPVRLPMQKLPTRPPYPGVLPTTMTGVMGLEPASYKTSVYRQQQPAVPQGQRLRQQLQSQGMLGQSSVHQMTPSSSYGLQTSQGYTSYVSHVGLQQHTGPADPTRHLQQRPSGYVHQQAPTYGHGLTSTQRFSHQTLQQTPMIGTMTSLGPQGVQAGIRSASILPEQQQQQQQQQQQQQQQQQQQQQQQQQQYHIRQQQQQQQQQQILRQQQQQQQQQQQQQQQQQQQQQQQAHQQQQQQAAPPQPQPQSQPQFQRQGLQQTQQQQQTAALVRQLQQQLSSKPAFLPKECPHRITGGGRGGRGGG is encoded by the exons ATGGCGGCCTTCGGGATCTTGAGCTACGAACACCGGCCCCTGAAGCGGCCGCGGCTGGGGCCTCCTGATGTGTACCCTCAAGATCCCAAACAGAAGGAG GATGAATTAACGGCCTTGAATGTAAAACAAGGTTTCAATAACCAGCCCGCTGTCTCTGGGGATGAACATGGCACTGCCAAGAATGTCAACTTTAATCCTGCCAAG ATCAGTTCCAACTTCAGCAGCATCATTGCAGAGAAGTTACGTTGTAACACCCTCCCTGACATTGGTAGAAGGAAGCCCCAAGTGAACCAGAAGGACAACTTCTGGCTGGTGACTGCACGATCCCAGAGTGCCATTAATACTTGGTTTACTGATCTGGCTGGCACCAAGCCACTCACACAACTAGCCAAAAAG GTCCCCATTTTCAGTAAGAAGGAAGAAGTGTTTGGGTATTTAGCCAAATACACAGTGCCTGTGATGCGGGCTGCCTGGCTCATTAAGATGACCTGTGCCTACTATGCAGCAATCTCAGAGACCAAGGTTAAGAAGAGACATATTGACCCCTTCACAG AATGGACTCAGATCATCACCAAGTGCTTATGGGAGCAGCTTCAAAAGATGGCTGAATACTACCGACCAGGGCCTGCTGGAAGTGGGGGCTGTGGCTCCACTATAGGGCCCTTACCCCATGATGTTGAGATGGCAATCCGGCAGTGGGACTACAACGAGAAGCTGGCCATGTTCATGTTTCAG GACGGAATGCTGGACAGACATGAGTTCCTGACCTGGGTACTTGAGTGTTTTGAGAAAATCCGTCCTGGAGAGGATGAACTGCTTAAActgctgctgcccctgctgcTTCGA TACTCTGGAGAGTTTGTTCAGTCTGCATACCTCTCCCGCCGCCTTGCCTACTTCTGTACACGGAGACTGGCCCTGCAGCTGGATGGTGTGAGCAGTCACTCATCTCATGTGATGTCTGCTCAGTCGACAAGCACACTGCCCACCACCCCTGCTCCTCAGCCCCCAACTAGCAGCACACCCTCTACACCCTTTAGTGACCTGCTTATGTGCCCTCAGCACCGGCCCCTAGTTTTTGGCCTCAGCTGTATCCTTCAG ACCATCCTGCTGTGTTGTCCTAGTGCCCTGGTTTGGCACTATTCACTGACTGATAGTCGAATCAAGACTGGCTCACCACTTGACCACCTGCCTATTGCCCCCTCCAACCTGCCCATGCCAGAGGGCAACAGTGCCTTCACTCAGCAG GTTCGTGCAAAGTTGCGGGAGATCGAGCAACAGATCAAGGAGCGAGGACAGGCCGTTGAGGTTCGCTGGTCTTTTGATAAGTGCCAGGAAGCTACTGCAG GCTTCACCATTGGACGAGTACTCCATACTTTGGAAGTGTTGGACAGCCATAGTTTTGAACGCTCTGACTTCAGCAACTCTCTTGATTCCCTCTGTAATCGAATCTTTGGATTGGGGCCTAGCAAGGATGGGCATGAG ATCTCCTCAGATGATGATGCAGTGGTATCATTACTGTGTGAATGGGCTGTCAGCTGCAAGCGTTCTGGTCGGCATCGTGCGATGGTGGTAGCCaagctgctggagaagagacaggcagAGATTGAGGCTGAG CGTTGTGGAGAATCGGAAGCTGCAGATGAGAAGGGTTCCATTGCCTCTGGCTCCCTTTCTGCTCCCAGTGCTCCCATTTTCCAAGATGTCCTCTTACAGTTTCTGGATACACAGGCTCCCATGCTGA cGGACCCCCGAAGTGAGAGTGAGCGAGTGGAATTCTTTAACTTGGTACTGCTGTTCTGTGAACTGATTCGACATGATGTTTTCTCCCACAACATGTACACTTGCACCCTCATCTCCCGAGGGGACCTTGCCTTCGGAGCCCCTGGTCCCCGGCCTCCCTCTCCCTTTGATGACCCGGCTGATGACCCAGAGCGCAAGGAGGCtgagggcagcagcagcagcaagctggaG GATCCAGGACTCTCAGAGTCTATGGACATTGACCCTAGCTCCAGTGTGCTCTTTGAGGACATGGAGAAGCCTGATTTCTCA TTGTTCTCCCCCACTATGCCCTGTGAGGGGAAGGGCAGTCCATCCCCTGAGAAACCAGATGTTGAGAAGGAGGTGAAGCCCCCACCCAAGGAGAAGCTAGAAGGAACCCTTGGGGTTCTTTATGACCAGCCGCGGCATGTGCAGTATGCCACACACTTTCCCATCCCCCAG GAGGAGTCATGCAGCCATGAGTGCAACCAGCGGTTGGTCGTACTGTTTGGGGTGGGAAAGCAGCGAGATGATGCCCGCCATGCCATCAAGAAAATTACCAAGGATATCCTGAAGGTTCTGAACCGCAAGGGGACAGCAGAAACTG ACCAGCTTGCTCCTATTGTGCCTCTGAATCCTGGAGACCTGACATTCTTAG GTGGGGAGGATGGACAGAAGCGGCGACGAAACCGACCTGAAGCTTTTCCCACTGCCGAGGATATCTTTGCTAAGTTCCAGCATCTTTCGCATTATGACCAACACCAGGTCACGGCTCAG GTCTCCCGGAATGTTCTGGAGCAGATCACGAGCTTTGCCCTTGGCATGTCGTACCACTTGCCTCTGGTGCAGCATGTGCAGTTTATCTTCGACCTCATGGAATATTCACTCAGCATCAGTGGCCTCATCGACTTTGCTATTCAG CTGCTGAATGAACTGAGTGTAGTCGAGGCCGAACTGCTTCTCAAATCCTCAGATCTGGTGGGCAGCTACACCACGAGCCTGTGCCTGTGCATCGTGGCTGTCCTGCGCCACTATCACGCCTGCCTCATCCTCAACCAGGACCAGATGGCACAGGTCTTTGAGGG GCTGTGTGGCGTAGTTAAGCATGGGATGAACCGGTCCGATGGTTCCTCTGCAGAACGCTGTATCCTTGCATATCTCTATGATCTGTACACCTCCTGTAGCCATTTAAAGAGCAAATTTGGGGAACTCTTCAG TGACTTCTGCTCCAAGGTGAAGAACACCATCTACTGCAATGTGGAGCCATCAGAGTCCAACATGCGCTGGGCACCTGAGTTCATGAACGACACTTTAGAGAACCCCGCTGCTCACACCTTCACCTACACGGGGCTAGGCAAGAGTCTTAGTGAGAACCCTGCTAACCGCTACAGCTTTGTCTGCAATGCCCTTATGCACGTCTGTGTGGGGCACCATGATTCGGATAG GGTGAATGACATCGCCATCCTGTGTGCAGAGCTGACCGGCTATTGCAAGTCACTGAGTGCAGAGTGGCTGGGAGTGCTTAAGGCCTTGTGCTGCTCCTCTAACAATGGCACTTGTGGTTTCAACGACCTCCTCTGCAATGTAGAT GTCAGTGACCTGTCTTTTCACGACTCCCTGGCCACTTTTGTTGCCATCCTCATCGCTCGGCAGTGTTTGCTCCTGGAGGATCTGATTCGCTGTGCGGCCATCCCTTCACTCCTTAATGCTG CTTGCAGTGAACAGGACTCTGAGCCAGGGGCCCGGCTTACCTGCCGCATCCTCCTCCATCTTTTCAAGACACCTCAACTCAATCCTTGCCAATCGGATGGAA ACAAGCCTACTGTAGGAATCCGCTCCTCCTGTGACCGCCACCTGCTGGCTGCCTCCCAGAACCGCATCGTGGATGGAGCTGTGTTTGCTGTTCTCAAGGCTGTGTTTGTACTTG GGGATGCGGAACTGAAGGGTTCGGGCTTCACTGTGACAGGAGGAACAGAAGAACTtccagaggaggagggaggaggtggcAGTGGCAGTCGGAGGCAGGGTGGCCGCAACATCTCTGTGGAGACAGCCAGTCTGGATGTCTATGCCAAGTACGTGCTACGCAGCATCTGCCAGCAG GAATGGGTAGGAGAACGTTGCCTTAAATCGCTGTGTGAAGACAGCAATGACCTGCAAGACCCAGTGTTGAGCAGTGCCCAGGCCCAGCGCCTCATGCAGCTTATCTGCTACCCACATCGGCTGCTGGACAACGAGGATGGGGAAAACCCACAGCGGCAACGCATTAAGCGTATTCTCCAG AACTTGGACCAGTGGACCATGCGCCAGTCTTCGTTGGAACTACAGCTCATGATCAAGCAGACCCCTAACAAT GAGATGAACTCCCTCTTAGAGAACATCGCCAAGGCCACAATCGAGGTTTTCCAACAGTCTGCAGAGACAGGGTCATCTTCTGGAAATGCTGCAAGCAACATGCCCAGCAGCAGCAAGACCAAGCCTGTGCTCAG CTCCCTAGAACGCTCGGGTGTATGGCTGGTGGCTCCTCTCATTGCCAAACTGCCCACCTCAGTCCAGGGGCATGTGTTAAAGGCTGCTGGGGAAGAATTGGAGAACGGCCAGCACCTGGACACCTCTTCCCGCAAAGAACGTGATCGACAAAAGCAAAAGAG CATGTCCCTGTTGAGCCAGCAGCCCTTCTTATCCCTGGTGCTGACATGTCTGAAGGGGCAGGATGAGCAGCGTGAGGGACTCCTTACCTCCCTCTACAGCCAGGTCCACCAG ATTGTGACTAACTGGAAAGATGACCATTATTTAGACGATTGCAAACCAAAGCAGCTAATGCATGAGGCACTCAAACTGCGGCTCAACCTG GTGGGGGGCATGTTTGACACAGTGCAGCGCAGCACCCAGCAGACCACGGAGTGGGCTGTGCTCCTCCTGGAGATCATCATCAGCGGCACTGTCGACATGCAGTCCAACAA TGAGCTCTTCACCACTGTCCTGGACATGCTAAGCGTGCTCATCAATGGGACCCTAGCTGCAGACATGTCCAGCATCTCCCAGGGCAGCATGGAGGAAAACAAACGTGCCTACATGAACCTGGTGAAGAAGCTGCGG AAAGAGTTGGCGGAACGCCAGTCGGATAGTCTGGAAAAAGTTTACCAGCTGCTGCCACTGCCCAAGCCGACTCGAGACGTGATCACGTGTGAGCCGCAGGGCTCCCTTATTGACACCAAGGGCAACAAGATTGCTGGCTTCGACTCCATCTTCAAGAAGGAG ATACTTTTCCCTCTCCTGCAAGCCTTCAAGGTCTGTgttgtattttccaagtttcaGCAGCTCactatttctcattttctggaGCAGGGTCTTCAGGTTTCCACCAAACAAAAGATCTCTCCCTGGGATCTTTTTGAGGGCTTGAAGCCATCAGCGCCACTGTCTTGGGGCTGGTTTGGAACAGTCCGGGTGGACCGGCGCGTGGCCCGTGGAGAGGAGCAGCAGCGACTGCTGCTGTACCACACACACCTGAGGCCCCGGCCCCGCGCCTACTACCTGGAGCCACTGCCACTGCCTCCAGAAGATGAGgaaccccctgcccccaccctgctaGAGCCTGAAAAAAAGGCTCCAGAGCCCCCCAAAACTGACAAACCTGGAGCTGCTCCACCCAGCACTGAGGAACGCAAGAAGAAGTCCACCAAGGGCAAGAAGCGCAGCCAGCCTGCCGTCAAGACAGAA GACTATGGAATGGGCCCAGGCCGAAGTGGCCCCTACGGAGTGACAGTACCTCCAGACCTCCTGCACCATGCCAACCCTGGCTCCATCTCCCACCTTAGCTATAGGCAGAGCTCCATAGGCCTCTACACCCAGAACCAGCCACTGCCAGCAG GTGGCCCCCGCGTGGATCCATACCGCCCCGTGCGGTTACCAATGCAGAAGCTGCCTACCCGCCCACCTTACCCCGGAGTGCTGCCCACGACCATGACTGGTGTCATGGGACTGGAACCTGCCTCCTACAAGACGTCTGTGTACCGACAGCAGCAGCCTGCAGTGCCCCAAGGACAGCGCCTTCGCCAACAGCTCCAG AGTCAAGGGATGTTGGGACAGTCATCTGTCCATCAGATGACTCCCAGTTCTTCGTACGGTTTGCAGACCTCCCAG ggCTATACTTCTTATGTTTCTCATGTGGGATTGCAGCAACACACAGGCCCTGCAG ATCCTACTCGCCACCTGCAGCAGCGGCCCAGTGGCTATGTGCACCAGCAGGCCCCAACCTATGGACATGGGCTGACCTCCACTCAAAG GTTTTCCCACCAGACACTGCAGCAAACACCCATGATAGGCACCATGACCTCACTGGGCCCCCAGGGTGTCCAGGCCGGCATCCGGTCGGCTTCCATCCtgcctgagcagcagcagcagcagcagcaacagcagcaacagcagcaacagcagcagcagcagcagcagcagcagcagcaacagcagtaccATAtccggcagcagcagcagcagcagcagcagcaacagatccTGCGG cagcagcaacagcagcagcagcagcaacagcagcagcagcagcaacagcagcaacagcagcagcaacaagcacaccagcagcaacagcagcaggcgGCTCCtcctcagccccagccccagtcccAGCCCCAG TTCCAGCGCCAGGGGCTTCAGCAgacacagcaacaacaacagacaGCAGCTTTGGTCCGGCAGCTCCAACAACAGCTCTCCAGTAAGCCTGCCTTCCTGCCCAAGGAGTGCCCCCACAGAATAactgggggggggaggggtgggaggggtggagggtAG